Below is a genomic region from Medicago truncatula cultivar Jemalong A17 chromosome 3, MtrunA17r5.0-ANR, whole genome shotgun sequence.
aacaataaaagaaTACAACAATCAACCCTGCTggatattttttaagaatagAAGCCTGAAATATGGACAATTAGGAAATTATAACTAACTTATCACAAAGTAAGGGTGCCATGCAATGCAAGTAGAAATTGAAGATCATGAAATCTCTCTACTATTGCTTGCCAACTTCACCTGTACTATAGTAAATGATGAAGCCATCACACAATCAGCTGCAAGAAATAATCCTCCGAGTATCCAATCAGAATCTTGTGAGAAAAGTGGCTGCTGAGAAAAGTTTGCAGGTGATGGTCCCTTCAGAAGTGCAGCACCCTTGTACAAAGTTGCAATAAAAGCACCGGCAATTGATACTATTGTTCCCAATGATTTAGCTAGGCTGCTAGGGCTTCTCCAATCTAATTCTTCCATTCTGAAACCAGAAAGTGAGATGAGTTTAGACAGATCTATAGCAGTAAAAAAGTGATTGAGAAAACAAATATGTCCTCTTTTTCGCTAAAACGAAATGAAGTGCATATCTGGCAAGTCTTTTGTATTTAAATAAGACATGCAAAAGCTTTCAAAACCCAGGGCAGTTATTTCAATCAAACTAAATTCTTCATGTGAtgatatatgtttatattttagatatgCATGAACTTTAATTTTTAGAATCAATGCTGGGAGAATTTAAGCAATACAAGAATTATGGCCCAAGTGCTAATGGTTCCTCACAATTTGATGCTTAGCCTCACCATTTATGTATGCTggttgatgaaaatggtattgTGAGAAAAATTAAGTCAAAGCAATTAAGATTACAATCAGATCAATAGAGAAATTTCTGTTAAGAATGGCATTGTTTGTTCACTCTACTTCTCTTCAAAATGAAACAAGATAATCTAATTTGGTTTTAATGCAAAACTCGATAACAGGAAAATCCAAGCTAATGATGGAGAATTATTGAAGTTGTATGCCAGTTGACCTTTATAAATTACATGAGTTTGCTGTctataaaaacttaaaaagttaATCCTATAAAATTGATAAGATTATATCACTTGATTCAATTTGTTATGTAAGGAAATAAGCTATCCACAAAAATAACGAAATCGGAGGGATAATACTGGTGAGATCATAAATTACTATACAACTGTCAGTCAAGATAATTGCAATTTAACTGAATCATATGCTTCATATTCAATTGAGGACATATAAATCTAACAAAATACTACTACCACTTCTATAAACTATAACATAGGTAGTGGTAGTGGTAGTAGTAGTGTCATCGATCCTTTATACTAAGAGAGTTAAAAAACAGCAATGGCTTAAATGAAAAACAGAAGAATATCCATTATGGAAGCGCTAGACCAaattatttgagcttatctactggcataaACATTTATGAGAGTGTATGGGAGAGCTTATTGAAACTGTTTAGCCATGTCCATAAGcaattttcaacttattttcacaaGCCCTACAGAATAGCTTATTTGAAAACagattgactttattttttcttttgttatagaaatagcttatacataagcacttatatgataagcattTAAGCTATAAGAGATAAATTTAGTGTTTTGTCCAAACATGGCACTAGAGTAGAAGTTTCCATAAGCTTAAACTTCGACTTTATTCATCACCAGCATTACTTATAGTTAATATCAGAGCAGAGAATGAACCTGAAAAGAACAGCAAGGATGAAGGTAAAACCAGGAACAAGATTAAGCATTGCAGTGGCAAGTGTTGATGAGCTGTAGTTAATCCCAGCATATCCGAAAACCTGCGCCAAATAACtgaaaagaaactaaaaacataaataaacataattattcTTCTGGTATTAGCATCAATAATGAAACATACCCAAGTAGTCCAAGAATGAAGAATCCAGAAAGAGTGGAAAAAGTGATTGGAGGACGTTGaaatctgcaaaaaaaaaaaaaaaaaaattggaatttataTAACCCAATTGAATTCATAataattaagagagagagagagaaaaaaaaaggtacctgtggatgaagaaagaagatggGAGAAGAACGAGAGCAGCGATGGTGTTTGAgtagaagatgaaaatgaaactGGTCATTCCTTGAGACATGACTTGTTTGCTTAATATGATTAACGCGACTTGAATGCATTCTGCTATTATCATCCCTACAAATGGAACTGTTACCTTCCCCATTTTTGATTGACTCTAGTTTACAGAATATCCTCTGCctctgttttgttgttgttgttgttattcaCTGTTCATCTTTTTGGTtcaaaaatccaaatccaacTTCTCTTCATTGGGTCAACGATTCCCTCTTACACAGTTACGCTGCATTTTGTTTACTGCGAAAAAGAtggtgaaaatgaaaagaatattAGAGGAGAGTCCAATTGGTGTGTGTATCTGGCAGCCAATTCGGTGTTTATTCATGTTGCCAAATTGGTTCCACGttccttaaattattttcatttcactACTCACACtctcatttgatttttgtttctattcaagatttttatattattctaaATAATATGAGTattcttttaagttttattatttttacacaTGATATTAAACAATTGATTcacttgtaaaaaataaataaatttgattcaCTCAATAGAATTAGCATAAAATCTAgatcatatgaaaatataatattagagAATTAGCATAAAATCTAATAACTATCAATTAATTCTtcgtaagcttagctcagttagttgaaacaatacataaaatatgcaaggtttgaggttcaaactccggtcactaccaaaaaaaaagtctaaggcAGAGAATAAATTATAGCTcaagaaaaacttaaaagaattAACATAAGATttacctttatctttttttaatgtcaTTGTTAGACTTCAACCTAAAATCTTGGATCTTTTTACCATTACACtaaattcttaaatttttaatatttactttCGACCTATGCACAACTTACAAAATAACTTTAACTATTCTTATTACCATTACCTATACTGTGATTATACATATcataaaatagattaaataattttacactCATCTATCTTCAAATAAGTACATCATTTTCCGGTCGAGCTCTCTAACTTAAAATTTGCAACATTTAAACATTGCGTTACATACGTGTCGGATTGATTGTGACCAGGCAattcatattcaaattcaaaatagcatactataaaatataaatcttcattttattaagataatttcattttgatcgGACAACCATATATATTTGAATGTGGCATTCTCTTGACTAGAACATGTAAATGTTGAATTCTCTTGACTCTGAAACAGATTTCATCATTTTCTCAATTTGACTGGTACCCAAATTCTAACGACCGGTCTGCACTGTCTAAAATAGTCCAGTGTAAAGGAACTATAGTGGCTAATGTTGGCTAGGCAGCCATCACTTTGGTTTGGCTCACACAAGAAATGCTCTGTTCAATACTGATTTGTCTATCAGTTTTTTACAACATCATATGGTACCAATCTCCATGAAGAGTTTGAAATAACTCATTCCGATACTCTCCTATACTTGAAGAAGACATACATCTTGCAACATCAATTGGTTTTGATCTTCATCTACTTTGGCTTAAGTCATTATGCGTCAACTTTTGAATCAAAGATACTTAAAGCACTCACATCCATGCCATTCATATGGGTGCTATAAATGAGTCCTACTGaatacattatattattttatactttCTAATTATTGAAACTATTAAACTAGATTTTCTAAATATTCATACCACCAATCCAAAACTCTAAATTGGGTCCCACCTAATTATATAATACAcctcaaatttataatttaaaatcacattctaatttatattattttttacataaagAAAGTAGGAAAGAGACGGTGGCAATGCATTACCACCCCATTTGTTGGACAAAGTGAAATATATGACATAGTGTCATAAATATCTTTAAAGACACTCTAAAAAGGAACCgatatttatgattttactaAGGAGCTTAAAAAGATAGTTCCTCCGTCCtataataactgagtcatttaccaaaaaaaaagtgtcgcaaaataattgagtcatttcacttttcaatacaatattaattacttttttccatttataactttaattaatactactttcatcatttccaattcaatatatttcactttaCATTTATTATGATAGTGGaaaatgcaccaatacttaacaagtgcacttaaaactatttttctttcttcttctttcatacattttttttaatacgtgtgaaatgagaTTTTGGCTCAGTTAATCTAGGACGGAGAGGGAGTAGTAAAGTTTTATGTTGAAAAGAAAACttcctaaatttttaaaaacataagtacacaattttcaataaaatactattATATTAGGTTCCTTAATAAGTGTTATTTTAAAGGcgtttgttagcatttttccgATTATTATTACAAGGAAATAAGTACAAGTGTGGCAATTATAAGGAAACTTTTGCCTTTATTTGTATGGCTTACATTCAGGCATTCCATCTAAAGCTACAATTTGGACGGCAACCTTAAGACAAACCCATGCTTTGGAATATCAACCCAATTCAAATTTAATGCATAataaccaacaacaaaaatcatgtGTAACATAAATTTCCTAATCAAATAATATGTAGTGTACTAGAGTCTAGACATTACCTCAAACTCTGAAAAATAACTGCATAGTTTGCTACTTTGCTTATATCATATGAACCAAATATACGTACAATATCAAACTATGAATAGTGTATGATCCATTTTGTTATTCAACACTTCTGAAGTACAAaaatcttcatcaatcatgCCACCAAAATTAGAGTCAGAGAAGAATCCTGTAAGATATATGCATACAGTTTCAGAAGCAGGTCGACTTCTCCCTTCATCAAGCCGCTGGAACGCCATAGCACTTGATTTCAACCTTACTCCAAAGTTTTCTGCTTCTTATGAGTCCATCCCTTCCCAATATCCAAAATCTGTTGACTGCAATCTGGTCATCACTGATAAGAAATActtccatatttttatttttgttatagtaGCAATATTTTTTGCAGTTGTAGCAGTGGCTCTTCTGGTGCACTTTTTACCTCAAAAGCATAAACATCAAGACTCGTCTATCGATCTCAAGTTGGCAATAAATCAAGCTCTAACATTTTATGACGCACAAAAATGTACTTACGTCTCTTTTatgtagcactgacacttcaGATTATAGGCATGTTCGGTGTCTGACACATATGTTAGTGTCTAACACAGTAACATGACACATGtacttacattcaatcacttcaattttctaaaattattacagtATCGTGCCCGCCTCAACAaggtgattttaattttaataaatttgcaGCTGGGAACTATCCACGGAATAGTCCAGTGAAATATAGGGGAGACTCTGGATTAAAAGATGGGAATTCAGCAAAGACCAATCTTATTGGTGGATATTATGATTCAGGCAACAACATTAAGTTTACTTTCACCACAGCTTATACTATGACCTTGTTGAGTTGGACTGCAATGGAATATCAAAGTAAATATGCTGATATTGATGAGCTTGACCATGTTAGGGATATTATCAGATGGGGTACTGACTATTTGCACAAGGTGTTCATTCCTCCAAATGGATCCAACCTAACACTATATTCCCAGGCAAGATACAAATTTTTGTATCATATTTAAGGCTTGTTTAGATtggtttatttgagtttatctactgacataaggaCTCGTGAGACTGTTTGGAGAACTTAAGTAAACAACTAATGATAAATCGATAAGctatttttagcttatttccacAATCTCTTCAGGATATCTTATGGTTTGGATGAAAACATTTGACTgtgcttaattaagttttttatccAAACAGGTTGCTATTCATAATCATATACTATTAGTTATAATAAGTTACGTATTGAAATTGATAcatgttttttcaatttcattaggTTGGAAGTACCATTAGTACTAATCATGAACCAAATGATATAAGCTGCTGGCAAAGACCTGAAGACATGAGTTATGGGAGACCAGTTTCAGTTTGTGATGGATCTGCTACAGATTTAGCTGGTGAAATTGTGGCAGCACTATCTGCGGCGTCAATGGTATTCAAAGAAGACAAAGAATACTCAGGGAAACTAGTTCAAGCAGCAGAAAGCCTATATGAGGTAGTTACAAAGGAAGACCCTAAGAAGCAAGGAACCTACACCGCTGTTGATGCATGTGGAAAACAAGCAAGAATGCTTTATAACTCAACTAGTTACAAAGATGAGTTGGCTTGGGGAGCTACTTGGTTGTTTCTTGCTACTAAAAACACTGATTATCTTGCAAATgcaactcaattttttttatcagcaAAGAAAGATGAAACAAATTTAGACAAAGGGGTGTTTTATTGGAATAACAAGCTCAGTGCTGTTGCGGTAACTTTAATCTGATACTCGAGCTAAATTTTTAGATGGATTTGAGAAAAGTGGATCTCAGTATAATgtttttaatgtaatatttgCAGGTTTTGCTTACTGGTATTCGATATTTCCGTGATCCCGGGTTTCCATATGAAgatgttttgaaattttcatcGAATTCCACTCACTCCCTCATGTGTTCTTACCTTTTCAAAAAGTATATGAGCAGGACACCTGGTAATTAATTAACTCTATGTTAAAATGAAACTTACATCATGATTTATCTCAGTatatgattcatgattgatCGAGAAAAAAAGTATATGATTCATGTTAAACATAATTGTAGGTGGATTGGTTATTCCAAAACCTGATAATGGACCATTACTCCAGTATGCTGTAACAGCATCTTTTCTCAGTAAATTGTATAGTGATTACATTGATCATCTCAAAATATCCGGTGCAAGCTGTGAAACCGATACATTCTCAGTTTCAATGCTTCGTGATTTTTCAAGCTCTCAGGTGAATTCCTAACCTTCTAACCATTTTCTATAGTAACATATAGGAATTGGAAATAGTCTTAATTTTTGCTTCCTTGTGTTTCAGGTTAACTACATCTTGGGACAAAATCCAATGAAAATGAGTTATTTAGTGGGATATGGTGATAAGTTTCCAGTCCAAGTTCATCATAGAAGTGCGTCGATCCCTTGGGATAAACGGCTCTACAATTGTGATGATGGTAAGACATGGCTGAACTCGAAAAATCCGAACCCACAAGTTCTTTTGGGAGCCATGGTAGGAGGACCAGACACAAATGATCATTTTACTGATCAGAGGAGCAACAAAAGGTTCACGGAGCCAACCATATCAAGCAATGCTGGATTAGTTTCAGCATTGATTGCACTTCAAGACCCTTCTAATAATTCACATGACTTGAAAAACTCATTGTGGGAATGGATTTGATTTATTATTGAAAGTCTTGCATCAAATTTCTCTTAGTGGAACAGAATTGTGAGGATATGTGTAGGAAAAAAGGGAAGTGTGACAACTATAATTATAGCAGATATATTTCATTGGCTCATATGATCAACAATTTGatggatttaatttttaaatggtACTTTTCATGTCATCAATTGTAAAGTTCAGTTATTTCAGGATTTTGATGCAATGAAGGCATGATTGTTCAATGAACACCATAAATTACTCAACTCTAAGAACCAAGCAGTTGGGCTCTACTTAAACTGTACTATAAATCACTCTTGAATCTCTACCATTTTAAGCTTTTAGGGGACAAAAAGATTTCAagagtttatatttttaatctcCCTAATTCGTTATGCATGTACATGTAACGAGTCTCACATGTAATATCAACTAATGATTTGTTCATCAACAATCGACATTACTCACTTTACTATATAATTGAGTTGCTCGCGTTAGAGAAGCTGGACCATTGAATTAGACCCTCTATGTagataaaatcaaaatcaactgaatttttttttttttttatgtttaaacaGCTATGCTGACCAGCTTGATGCAAAGTTGCAAACTTGTAACTACAGAACTGAGTTGATACAAAATTTACTGTACAAGTAATTTACAAGAAAACAGCAGGAGAGGAAACCAAACTATATACAGTATACACTAAGTAAAATTCTACATCAGCTTTTCTATCTTAACTTCAATTTGACTTAAGCCTGTCCAAGTTATACactttctgcaaaataaataaatattcatcgGGTAAGTATATGACAGGAAATCCAACGACCATGACCAATTGATGTTAAGTCAGAAAGCATAAAATCAAGCTTACTAGAATACAATGGATATCCTCAAGAAAAGGCACAAGCAAAGAAACTAAAATCTCCATTTTTTCCATTAGGGTGTTGCAGTCTTCGTCTTTTTCCCGGAGGAGATCCATGAAAGTTTTTGTATCAGGCACTAGTTTTATAGCCACCTGCAGTACAAATTCTATTAGTTCATGTTAGAATAGCAACCCTGGTTCAAAAGAGTAAAGCtatacaaaaatacaaacaatgaACCACGATGTTTGGTAACGAAATTCGTCCAATTGTGCCTACGTCTCAGACTGCATAGTGTCTGCAACACCTTTCTATTATTGTGTTTAGGATTTACAATGTAGAACTTGTATTACGGTCCAGATTACAACATTACCTCTGAACTGTAGCTGGAGCGACTTGCCCGCTTATTAGTAACTATGAGCCATACTCAACAGTTCGATGTCACAATTTCAATTTTGGTAACTATTgaaaagtggaagaaaaaaaaaaggaagaaatggTTATTATTACTCTGTAAGCAGCTGATGCAATCCATCCATGCCATGGTTTCAAAGTTGCATCATAAGACTCTTGAACTGCTTGCTCCATATTCTTTTTAGGATCTTTTACTAGTAGCGCTTGTAACAACGCTGATGTGAAATCCAGGGATCTGCAGAGTGGCACATCTCTTAGTaaaaattacaacaacaaaagaCTTATTCATATGAAAATTATACAAACACATAATTTccataagttatttttcttgaaaaatttATGAGCTGATATAAGTTCACCTAGTGAGCCAAACAAAGGATTTACTGCCGCTAACTCTCTTCTTTCCATTTCCTTTGCTAGTTTCTGACTTGAATATCTCAACTAAATTTGAATTGGTTAAGGGATTTGATTCATGTATTGCTTCCAACCTCTGCAATGCAATGACACATAGCATAACTCAATAGCACATTGATCATAGCTGCATGTTAATTTGTTTGACCAATGTGTAACTAACTATATGTTAACTGAAAAAAGTAATTTCAAACTAAAAACTTGTCTCGTGTCCGCCACTGAGACAACATCGACACGTGTGGTTACATTCAActatatcattttctcaaattattacatgTGTCAAGGTGTCACCATGTCATGTGTGTGCGAGTATTTGGTTACCTTAATATTCTGGTGAATGTCTTGTCTCAAAACAGCCATTGTTGGCCCTACCTTATCTGCAAGataatcaatcaataaaaaacatACTTAAAATTTGTTTGGTGTTACATAACTATcatgattaaaaataaatgaaaaatgttgGTACTAACCAAGAACTTGTAGAACCATGTAACATAAAGATAGGAAAGGCTTTGTTGGGATGCGTGCACCAGCCTCATGATCTTCTTCAGGTTTGACTATAACAAGCACTGAAAGCTCTTCAATGGCAGAGTTTATCTCTGATCTCTTCTCTATATCTCTACTCCTCTTCATTTCCCTTATACTTTCTCTGATACAAACATAGCTTGCAAAACTCACCAAGcttatttataagcaaaatagCATTGACTTTTACCAGTATAGTTGATTGTTTCAAATATTTTGGacagaaaaagagagagaaactcaTAAGGAACCATGCCAATTATTAATTGTTTCTTCACATATAGTATATAGTATAACTTAGCTCCTTCctattttaaattctttttttctttgggTTCTATCCGTTCTAATGTAAATTAATCTTTGCTAGTAATATTATTgtgataatcatttttttttttatgtaggtCATTGATAGTGACAATATATTTGACCTTGTAGTTATCATCAATCTCCCTCCCTCATCACCTCACCTATCAGGCTGGCTATCctcatattaattaatttatttatttattaatgaaataaaacattattatttatacctatacataaataaataaatatatatatacacacacacacacacatatataatgaatatttgtttttggtttaacactttttctttcaatcatattgtgtatttaaaatattttatttacaattttagattttttgcaaatgttttctaaatttttaattaaaaactgaATTAAATCTcatagaaatagaaaaaactcactaaaataagaataataacagttaaattttttatttgctaaagttatttgattgttaaaaattataatcaaagcaataaaataatttaaatatacgTTTAACCACAATAGAAAAATGTTTAAATCCATGTAATGTATGTCCCATGCCTGAACATGACAGGCCAAACAATCTTAAGCATCCTTCTATCCTGAACTATCATTAACCGTTTGCCTTAAATTGTTGGAGATTACTCTTTAGACAGGTATCTAACAATTGTTCACACGTATTTATTGAACGTTAATTAACTATCGTTTGCTGTAAAATATTACTACTAGTTTCGAGACTTTTTAAATCAGTGCAACCGATTTATAATATAAAGCTCTTACAACGGTACTTAATTATCCTTGAGGgtattttgattaatttgaagTGACCGTAAGCAATTGCTATATACAACAGCTTTCAATCTATatggaataaaaaaatttattgaccGACTAATCATAATCTTTTGGTCCGCCGTATATGAGGAAAACAAAATCACTGTCAGTGACTGTAGCATGATAATAGTTTCTTTTAGACTAAACTTCGGACTCCATTCCGACCCCTCGAGGTTGTACCTTCATTTTAATACTTACTCCGTCTCTAAATAAAATactcttattaattgtagttaatgAAGTAGTTAAGTTGGTTGAAGttcaataaataaggatattataatggaaaaaaataataaatgctgcatttgtattttaaagtgacaattattttttctttaaaaatagataaaaagacaattattgtgagacggagggagtgctattttaaaatatagtaCACCCCTACTTGTTCCTAGATTTCTTTCCCATAAAATAATTGTGGCTAACATTTGAATTTGACATAGAAACTACTCATTTGATAGTCGTGAAGTAAATTGAGCAATGAGTTAGTattttagaaataaatgttgtgaattcgttgaaaAATCACATCAATAACAACAAATTTGATGTGTGGAGTAAATTAACAACATACAttcacttgtttttttattaaaaaatcaaactctatctatttaagttttgttttaagcaaaggacaaatttgtaaaatttattttaactttattttttaaataaaatatgagaaaCATGTCTCCTTAATTTCAGTAAATTTTCCAGGCTGTGTCAATGTTTacatttcttcatatttttttttcttaaacaaaaaacCTTGTTCAAAACCAGTTTTTCTGGATAATCACAAAATCCCACTTGACTTTTTTATACAgtatacaatatttattttacgaaaaaaaaaaacattacactAATTTATTTTACTAGTCAATACactacaatttaatttaaacgaaaaaaattgaaactgaaataaaaaaaagacaaaaaaattagaagttgTCGAAACATATAAGTGTATAACcacatgtaacaaaaaaacaaaaaagtataaTTATGTTAAACAAAGATGGCTCAGCTTTTAGATAGGAGTTTTTCGAATGTGGTTCAGATTTGGAGTTTGAGGACTGTGAGTTTGATTTTgaggtgtgtttttttttttgggggtgaGTAGTGAAGATGTGTAGTATTGTATATCGTTTGGTCGCTTTTGTGAAAGAATCTGTTTTAggtgataatatttttttggtgggtGTTGTCTTCACGGGTGTTTTTAGGGTGTTTATTTTCtggtgttccgcctatatatGATGCATTTTCTTTGTATGCTTGGTTTCACTGATCTCTATTCGTTTTAAGTAGGGATCTATTTGTTTCATAA
It encodes:
- the LOC11414334 gene encoding WAT1-related protein At5g40230, whose translation is MGKVTVPFVGMIIAECIQVALIILSKQVMSQGMTSFIFIFYSNTIAALVLLPSSFFIHRFQRPPITFSTLSGFFILGLLGYLAQVFGYAGINYSSSTLATAMLNLVPGFTFILAVLFRMEELDWRSPSSLAKSLGTIVSIAGAFIATLYKGAALLKGPSPANFSQQPLFSQDSDWILGGLFLAADCVMASSFTIVQASILKKYPAGLIVVFFYCFFVAILSAVTCLAVERDISAWSLEPKLRLLSVLYSGVFGSAFQVGVTTWCLHQTGPVFVSMFKPIGIVISVVIGVLFLGDAFYLGSLIGATVIVIGFYSVLWGKSKDIEARSLESRGKQTPLLKENSSEDV
- the LOC11413319 gene encoding endoglucanase 25, whose protein sequence is MPPKLESEKNPVRYMHTVSEAGRLLPSSSRWNAIALDFNLTPKFSASYESIPSQYPKSVDCNLVITDKKYFHIFIFVIVAIFFAVVAVALLVHFLPQKHKHQDSSIDLKLAINQALTFYDAQKSGNYPRNSPVKYRGDSGLKDGNSAKTNLIGGYYDSGNNIKFTFTTAYTMTLLSWTAMEYQSKYADIDELDHVRDIIRWGTDYLHKVFIPPNGSNLTLYSQVGSTISTNHEPNDISCWQRPEDMSYGRPVSVCDGSATDLAGEIVAALSAASMVFKEDKEYSGKLVQAAESLYEVVTKEDPKKQGTYTAVDACGKQARMLYNSTSYKDELAWGATWLFLATKNTDYLANATQFFLSAKKDETNLDKGVFYWNNKLSAVAVLLTGIRYFRDPGFPYEDVLKFSSNSTHSLMCSYLFKKYMSRTPGGLVIPKPDNGPLLQYAVTASFLSKLYSDYIDHLKISGASCETDTFSVSMLRDFSSSQVNYILGQNPMKMSYLVGYGDKFPVQVHHRSASIPWDKRLYNCDDGKTWLNSKNPNPQVLLGAMVGGPDTNDHFTDQRSNKRFTEPTISSNAGLVSALIALQDPSNNSHDLKNSLWEWI
- the LOC11422717 gene encoding glycolipid transfer protein 3, encoding MKRSRDIEKRSEINSAIEELSVLVIVKPEEDHEAGARIPTKPFLSLCYMVLQVLDKVGPTMAVLRQDIHQNIKRLEAIHESNPLTNSNLVEIFKSETSKGNGKKRVSGSKSFVWLTRSLDFTSALLQALLVKDPKKNMEQAVQESYDATLKPWHGWIASAAYRVAIKLVPDTKTFMDLLREKDEDCNTLMEKMEILVSLLVPFLEDIHCILKVYNLDRLKSN